One window of Phycisphaeraceae bacterium genomic DNA carries:
- a CDS encoding M48 family metalloprotease: MEYSDNRRRIRVPPRLIIGGIIALLAVLGYFANSSKNPVTGRTQHISLTPQQEVVLGLQSAPEMAREFGGLSSDHAAAAHVKRVGEQLVARLPPEATPYPFEYHLLADSTTVNAFALPGGQIFITEALFSRLETEGQLAGVLGHETGHVLARHSAAQMAKNQLTQGLIQAVGVAGSDTAQGAQNAAQIAQLVGNFIQLKYGRDDELEADRLGLQFMVASDYDPRSMNRVMEILRQASGGSGQPQFMSTHPDPGNRIQHIEAWIQRSFPEGVPDSLKK, translated from the coding sequence ATGGAATACTCGGACAATCGTCGCCGAATACGAGTTCCGCCCCGCCTCATCATCGGCGGCATCATCGCGCTGCTCGCCGTTCTTGGCTACTTCGCGAATTCCAGCAAAAACCCGGTGACGGGGCGGACGCAGCACATCTCGTTGACGCCGCAGCAGGAAGTCGTGCTCGGACTGCAATCCGCTCCCGAGATGGCTCGCGAGTTTGGGGGCTTGAGCAGCGACCATGCTGCGGCGGCGCACGTTAAGCGGGTCGGTGAGCAACTCGTTGCAAGACTGCCGCCGGAAGCCACACCTTATCCGTTCGAGTATCACCTGCTCGCCGATTCAACAACTGTGAACGCGTTCGCGCTGCCCGGTGGCCAAATCTTCATTACCGAGGCACTGTTCTCGCGCCTCGAAACCGAAGGCCAGCTTGCCGGAGTCTTGGGCCATGAAACCGGACACGTGCTCGCGCGGCACTCCGCGGCACAAATGGCAAAGAACCAGCTCACCCAGGGATTGATCCAGGCGGTCGGAGTCGCGGGTTCCGATACGGCGCAAGGGGCGCAGAATGCGGCACAAATCGCTCAGCTTGTCGGCAACTTCATTCAGCTGAAATACGGCCGCGACGATGAACTCGAGGCGGACCGGCTCGGTCTCCAATTCATGGTTGCGAGCGACTACGACCCGAGGTCGATGAACCGCGTCATGGAAATTCTTCGGCAAGCGTCGGGCGGATCGGGTCAGCCACAGTTCATGAGCACGCACCCTGATCCCGGCAATCGAATCCAGCACATCGAAGCGTGGATTCAACGCTCCTTCCCGGAGGGCGTTCCGGATTCGCTCAAGAAATAG
- a CDS encoding aquaporin: MPKLLIEFVGTFFLVLLIAIAVNLDNPVAPLFIGIGLASLVYMGGWVSGAHYNPAVSVALMIRGSLSAVQLVPYVLSQIAGGTLGALIGARIFQKHFLPAPGAGVTLPVALAAEALFTFLLALVVINVATVKKVQGNSYYGIAIGMTVAAGAYVAGPICGGAFNPAVALGGCASSEIFPIHIVYYILTQIGGAAAAALVFRLVQKEDLK, from the coding sequence ATGCCCAAACTGTTGATCGAGTTTGTCGGAACTTTCTTTCTTGTGCTTCTGATCGCGATTGCTGTGAACCTGGACAATCCGGTCGCCCCGCTCTTCATCGGAATCGGTTTGGCCTCGCTCGTGTACATGGGCGGCTGGGTCTCCGGCGCACACTACAACCCGGCCGTGAGCGTTGCGCTGATGATCCGGGGCTCACTATCCGCGGTGCAGCTCGTTCCATACGTTCTTTCACAAATCGCCGGCGGGACCCTCGGAGCACTGATTGGCGCGCGGATCTTCCAGAAGCACTTTCTTCCTGCCCCGGGTGCCGGAGTGACTCTCCCCGTCGCGCTCGCGGCAGAAGCACTTTTCACGTTTCTGCTTGCGCTCGTGGTCATCAACGTCGCAACAGTGAAGAAGGTGCAGGGCAATTCCTATTACGGGATCGCGATCGGGATGACCGTTGCTGCCGGGGCGTATGTCGCCGGGCCGATATGCGGCGGGGCGTTCAATCCCGCGGTTGCGCTTGGGGGTTGCGCGAGTTCCGAGATCTTTCCGATTCACATCGTGTACTACATCCTGACACAGATCGGCGGCGCGGCGGCGGCAGCATTGGTCTTTCGATTGGTGCAAAAAGAAGACTTGAAGTAG
- a CDS encoding peptide MFS transporter — translation MERPAPRSDRTLLGHPVGLFLLFLVEMWERFSYYGMRGLLVLYLVCPTTGMTEPPPGRPDGYNPGRGWSASDASTLYGLYTGLAYLFPVFGGMIADKLIGTHRSMVVGGILIAAGHIALGASGLGELDRSATGMSVFIFGMAIIVFGTGHFKPSVSVMVGQLYQPGDPRRDGAFSIFYMGINLGAFLCNIVCGILAYRYGWHWGFGAAAVGMIAGLLLYLWGRPRYLGSIGEAPAGAWRNWSGMFLVAGVLLAGLAGVLFHAGVFGTIRRMIGDFTSSQPTVASAIAVGLFVATVVAAAWFSRSMPRGDRGPVATIFIFMFFNAFFWLAFEQAGSSINLFTEQYTQRQLDIFGWKPTIDTPLFQSVNAFFVITLAPIFGMIWVGLGRRGLNPSQPIKIALGLIFLGAGFAFMVWGAVIAKAGVPGAETVVKASMLFILLTYFLHTVGELCLSPTGLSYVTKAAPVRFVSLLMGIWFVSSFIANLGGGLIAAQVERVEKGEIRLPWNFGGQADFFMLFVVSSIGAGVLILILTPLLKKLMRPNVD, via the coding sequence ATGGAACGCCCCGCACCCCGCTCAGATAGAACCCTTCTCGGACATCCGGTCGGCCTATTCCTGCTGTTCCTGGTTGAGATGTGGGAACGGTTCAGTTACTACGGCATGCGCGGCCTGCTCGTGCTGTATCTGGTTTGCCCGACTACGGGAATGACCGAGCCGCCCCCGGGACGACCGGACGGGTACAACCCGGGGCGCGGGTGGAGCGCGTCAGATGCCTCGACCTTGTATGGCCTTTACACCGGTTTGGCTTACTTGTTTCCGGTGTTCGGCGGGATGATCGCGGACAAATTGATCGGAACCCATCGATCGATGGTGGTCGGCGGAATCCTAATCGCCGCGGGCCACATCGCGCTCGGGGCTTCCGGATTGGGCGAATTGGACCGTTCGGCAACCGGAATGTCGGTGTTCATCTTCGGAATGGCGATCATCGTCTTCGGGACCGGGCACTTCAAACCGTCGGTATCGGTCATGGTCGGACAGCTGTACCAGCCCGGTGATCCGCGTAGAGACGGTGCTTTCTCGATCTTCTACATGGGCATCAATCTCGGCGCCTTCCTTTGCAATATTGTCTGCGGAATCCTCGCTTATCGATATGGCTGGCACTGGGGATTCGGCGCGGCGGCAGTCGGGATGATCGCGGGGCTGCTTCTCTACCTGTGGGGGCGCCCGCGATATCTTGGCTCCATCGGAGAGGCGCCCGCGGGGGCCTGGCGGAATTGGTCTGGTATGTTCCTGGTCGCGGGTGTGCTGCTCGCGGGCCTTGCCGGAGTACTTTTCCACGCCGGGGTGTTCGGAACGATTCGACGGATGATCGGCGATTTCACCTCGTCGCAGCCAACCGTGGCTTCAGCAATTGCCGTTGGTCTGTTCGTTGCGACCGTGGTGGCGGCGGCGTGGTTCAGTCGAAGCATGCCTCGTGGCGATCGTGGTCCGGTCGCCACAATCTTCATTTTCATGTTCTTCAACGCGTTTTTCTGGCTTGCGTTCGAGCAGGCGGGCTCATCGATCAATCTCTTTACCGAGCAGTACACCCAGCGCCAACTGGATATCTTCGGGTGGAAACCGACCATCGATACGCCGCTGTTTCAGTCGGTCAACGCTTTCTTTGTCATTACGCTGGCGCCGATCTTCGGAATGATCTGGGTCGGGCTTGGGCGACGAGGACTCAATCCGTCTCAGCCGATCAAGATCGCGCTCGGCCTGATATTCCTTGGAGCGGGCTTTGCGTTCATGGTCTGGGGCGCGGTCATTGCGAAGGCCGGGGTGCCGGGCGCCGAGACCGTCGTGAAGGCTTCAATGCTCTTCATCCTTCTGACGTATTTCCTTCACACGGTGGGAGAACTCTGTCTTTCGCCGACTGGCCTCTCCTATGTGACCAAGGCCGCCCCGGTGCGGTTCGTTTCTCTGCTCATGGGCATCTGGTTTGTTTCTTCATTTATCGCCAACTTGGGCGGCGGCCTGATCGCGGCCCAGGTCGAGCGCGTAGAAAAGGGAGAAATCCGTTTGCCGTGGAACTTTGGCGGCCAAGCAGATTTCTTCATGCTCTTCGTCGTCTCCAGTATCGGCGCCGGCGTGCTGATTCTGATTCTTACGCCACTCCTCAAGAAACTTATGAGGCCGAACGTGGATTGA
- a CDS encoding glycosyltransferase family 2 protein — protein MPLLRQSAQWIVVLVERGKSRGTRASRAERMCLPIVRVIIVNYNCARLAMDCARSVLKCSSNGGAIAVTIVENGSTDDSREVLNVLLGPPCRSGDIRWIDAQENRGFGAGCNAGFADALNGGQAPDFWWLINPDAHAVPGCLDSLLSVMNKNPAAGIVGGGLIDWSGRAMAACGQDPTALVELVVTSQVPSLMDRYSRGIPEQQCSADWVCGANMLLRARALEQVIGFDEGFFLYYEDLDLCRRVRNTGWRVIHEPAARVVHSVGKSTQIPLIGRWPGYFFESRCRYFLKHSGKWGLVKADVAWTLGWLVRRIRRWWDLGRTIAQFPKRFASDLLLTDLKSLARQCPPPTSGILPKARERRQFARNIRQTVNRPTSP, from the coding sequence ATGCCGCTTCTACGGCAATCAGCTCAGTGGATCGTCGTTCTGGTGGAGCGGGGAAAGAGCCGCGGCACGCGAGCCAGCCGCGCTGAAAGGATGTGCTTGCCGATTGTCCGCGTGATCATCGTGAATTACAACTGCGCCAGGTTGGCGATGGACTGCGCCCGCAGCGTCCTGAAATGCTCTTCGAACGGCGGTGCGATTGCGGTGACAATCGTCGAAAACGGGTCGACGGACGACTCGCGAGAAGTTCTGAACGTGCTCCTGGGACCGCCGTGCAGAAGCGGCGACATCCGCTGGATCGATGCTCAAGAGAACAGGGGTTTCGGCGCCGGCTGCAACGCGGGATTCGCCGATGCGCTGAACGGAGGGCAGGCCCCGGATTTCTGGTGGCTCATCAATCCCGACGCCCACGCCGTCCCCGGCTGTCTCGACTCCCTTCTGAGCGTCATGAACAAGAACCCCGCGGCGGGGATAGTCGGCGGAGGCTTGATCGACTGGTCCGGGCGAGCAATGGCCGCCTGCGGCCAAGATCCGACGGCTCTCGTCGAACTCGTCGTCACCTCGCAAGTGCCGTCGCTCATGGACCGGTATTCGCGCGGGATTCCCGAACAACAGTGTTCCGCGGATTGGGTTTGCGGCGCCAACATGCTGTTGCGAGCTCGGGCGCTCGAGCAGGTGATTGGATTCGACGAAGGGTTTTTTCTTTATTACGAGGATTTGGATCTTTGTCGCCGGGTGCGCAATACCGGTTGGAGAGTCATCCATGAGCCGGCGGCGCGTGTCGTTCATTCCGTCGGCAAGTCGACTCAGATTCCGCTCATCGGCCGGTGGCCCGGCTACTTCTTTGAATCGCGGTGCCGCTATTTTCTGAAACACTCGGGAAAATGGGGGTTGGTAAAGGCCGACGTTGCTTGGACACTCGGCTGGCTTGTCCGCCGAATTCGTCGTTGGTGGGATTTGGGACGGACGATTGCTCAGTTTCCAAAGCGATTCGCGTCGGATTTGCTGCTGACCGATCTGAAATCGCTCGCCCGACAATGCCCTCCGCCTACTTCCGGCATCTTGCCAAAAGCGCGGGAGAGGAGGCAATTCGCGAGAAATATCCGGCAGACTGTGAACCGACCGACATCGCCTTGA